The Falco peregrinus isolate bFalPer1 chromosome 9, bFalPer1.pri, whole genome shotgun sequence genome includes a window with the following:
- the CASS4 gene encoding cas scaffolding protein family member 4 isoform X4 — translation MLVKENYGEKITMPTCKHLFTLPRACRASVPNIRSEVYDVPSTQHRESLPTQSGATLPTACKGSVLVRSTECFQEEQKQLYNVPSSPEKAGAGVQKGSPVGNLYDVPPKRETDISENESWKKCWGHYNTLPNPRKSEWIYDIPVSPEKTGLKQNPSGHSLENQVLYDIPPARYKALPTNTEAKVVNPQIYDIPPTQRKLTFPDIHLYDIPSSRDMLLLPQNGSCDVPPSLLAPKPKNQISEENVYDIPKGLPTAVQSKKEMEKTDSSGHQAYSAPPQLSRDAKLEQDRLSVSSADSRSSTLSTSSNSSAESLATSSSEEPAKEIKLDLDVAIETLTGLQHSVSSSVASLMIFVSSKWRLQEHLEKSIEEIHRAVDHVKVSLGEFLAFAQVIKVNASYLTDNNLQTRIKKQLEILLNSFKILTETREALNNCNWSLEALVLRKPQNNPDDLDRFVMVARTIPDDIKRFVSIIIANGKLLFRKSEKEHEMKQSKVNPEYKMAKQITMPGSLEIDSLQRSTPDKPNQSQVSSEKPKENATEDCDYVQLQAQKIISDKEVAKKNTDSKPKVLPSAKSTVIQSKQDSAKKIALPDHCKLCFCALHKAIGVFTNSLNNNQPPEVFISHSKLIIMVGQKLVDSLCQETQERDARNNILHSSSRFCSLLKNLALATKNAAIQYPNADAVRELQDQTEELSKYTQQFRAMME, via the exons atgctgGTAAAGGAGaattatggggaaaaaattaccaTGCCTACTTGTAAG CATCTGTTTACTCTGCCAAGAGCATGCCGGGCTTCAGTCCCAAATATCAGGAGTGAAGTGTACGATGTTCCGTCCACACAGCACCGGGAGTCCTTACCCACACAG AGTGGTGCCACTCTGCCCACTGCATGCAAGGGCTCTGTGCTGGTCAGATCCACCGAGTGTTTCCAAGAAGAGCAGAAGCAACTTTACAACGTCCCATCCAGCCCagaaaaggcaggagctggtgtCCAGAAAGGCTCTCCAGTAGGCAAT TTATATGATGTCCCTCCCAAAAGAGAAActgatatttcagaaaatgaatcTTGGAAAAAGTGCTGGGGCCATTACAATACCTTGCCAAACCCTCGAAAGTCAGAATGGATTTATGATATTCCAGTATCACCTGAAAAAACaggattaaaacaaaacccttctGGCCATTCCTTGGAGAACCAGGTGCTGTACGATATACCACCAGCCAGGTACAAGGCGCTACCAACTAATACTGAAGCTAAAGTTGTAAATCCACAAATATATGATATTCCACCAACACAACGGAAATTAACATTTCCAGATATCCATCTTTATGACATTCCATCTTCACGGGACATGCTCCTTTTGCCACAAAATGGTAGCTGTGATGTACCCCCAAGTCTTCTGGCTCCAAAACCTAAGAATCAGatctctgaagaaaatgtttatgatATTCCAAAAGGTTTGCCCACTGCTGTGCAGTcaaagaaagagatggaaaaaaccGATAGTTCTGGGCACCAAGCATACAGTGCTCCTCCGCAGCTCTCAAGAGATGCCAAATTAGAACAAGACAGGTTATCTGTTTCCAGTGcagacagcagaagcagcacactCTCTACATCCTCAAACTCTTCTGCTGAGTCTCTTGCTACATCATCATCAGAAGAGCCTgccaaagaaattaaactggACCTTGATGTAGCCATAGAGACACTGACTGGATTGCAGCACAGTGTATCCAGCTCGGTTGCAAGTTTAATGATCTTTGTGAGCAGTAAATGGAGGTTACAAGAACACCTAGAGAAAAGCATTGAAGAAATCCACAGAGCAGTCGATCACGTAAAAGTATCACTGGGAGAATTCTTGGCCTTTGCTCAAGTCATAAAGGTAAATGCCTCTTACCTTACTGATAACAACCTTCAGACCAGAATTAAAAAGCAGCTAGAAATTCTTTTAAACTCGTtcaaaattttaacagaaacaagAGAAGCTCTAAACAACTGCAACTGGTCACTAGAGGCTTTGGTCCTCAGGAAACCTCAGAATAACCCGGATGATCTTGATCGCTTTGTTATGGTAGCCCGCACGATCCCAGATGATATCAAGAGGTTTGTATCCATCATCATTGCCAATGGAAAGCTTCTCTTCAGAAAGAGTGAGAAGGAACACGAGATGAAGCAATCAAAAGTGAACCCAGAATACAAAATGGCAAAACAAATCACAATGCCAGGAAGCCTAGAAATAGATTCACTTCAAAGAAGTACTCCTGATAAACCCAACCAAAGTCAGGTCTCTTctgagaaaccaaaagaaaatgccaCTGAGGACTGTGATTATGTTCAGTTACAG GCACAGAAGATCATTTCAGATAAAGAAGTAGCCAAGAAGAATACAGATTCAAAACCAAAg gttttgccaTCTGCAAAAAGTACTGTAATTCAAAGCAAGCAGgactctgcaaagaaaattgcTCTCCCAGACCACTGTAAGCTGTGTTTTTGTGCACTTCACAAGGCAATTGGTGTGTTTACTAATAGTCTGAACAACAACCAGCCACCTGAAGTCTTCATATCCCACAGCAAATTGATCATTATGGTGGGACAAAAGTTAGTGGATTCTCTCTGCCAGGAAACTCAAGAAAGAGATGCTCGGAACAATAttctccacagcagcagccgGTTTTGCAGCCTCTTGAAGAATCTGGCTCTTGCCACCAAAAATGCCGCAATACAGTATCCAAACGCGGATGCCGTGAGGGAACTTCAGGATCAAACTGAGGAGCTGTCTAAGTACACGCAGCAGTTTAGAGCAATGATGGAATGA